Genomic segment of Synechococcus sp. A18-25c:
TGCCAACCTCGATGCTGCGTCATCCATCTACGGTGCTGGCGGAAACGACACCATCACATTTTTGTCTGCAGCAGGAACTGTAGTCGCTGATGGTGGTGACAACGCTGACTCGATTACTCTCACAGAACTAGATGCACTTTCCACTGTCTCTGGCGGTTTAGGTGGAGACACCATCGCCATCGGAACTGCAGCACTTGCAGTTACCGTTGATGGCGGCGCTGGTGCAGACAACATTCAACTTGAGGCTGGTGCTGGTTCATCAATTCTTGGTGGATCAGGTATCGATACCATCGCGATCAAGCAAGCCGCCGCTGGTAATTCTGTTATTGACGGTGGTACTCAGGCAGATGGAATTTATTTCGCTACCGCAACCACCGGTACTCTGGCCCTCCTCAATGGGGTAGCAACTGTCAAAGGTGGTGACGGTGGAGACACAATTGCCTTCGACCAGTTTGAAACAGCCGCGAGTGTGCTTGGTGGTGCTGGCAATGACTCCATTGCCATTGGCATGACAACCGTTCAGGACCTCACCTTCTCTGATATTGGAACCATTGATGGTGGTGCTGGCGTCGACACCATTTCATTCCTTTCCAGTAAGGGTGATGTTTTCGATACTGGCGGTGTCGTGGTAACAGGCCAGGCGAACATTGCTTATGGTTCTGGTGATGTGATTGTTATTAACACCACAGCTGCTGTCGACTCCACCACTGTTTTCAATGGTTCCACCGCTGGTTTCGCCAACGGTTACCTGAAGACTGCTGCCGCAGGAACAATTAGTGTTTACAGTGACGGAACTGACACTATCTTCGCCATTACCGATTTGGTGTCTTCCGGTGTCACGTTCAGAATCACTGGAGCTGATCTGGTGACTACTACTGCTGCGGACAATACCGCTGTTGGTGGGGGCTCTGGAAATGCTAACTTTGGCTTCAGTGTTGCAGCTGACACTGCTACCAGCTATACCATTACTTTGACCTAATTTTTAACGGTCTAATTTCCCAATTTATAGAGAGCGCTCAAGCTCCTTTATAATGAGGCCCTACGGGGCCTTTTTTTATGCGGGAGAATCTGGAGAATCATCAAAACAATGCCTATCTTGAAAAAAATCAGCGAATTGCCCAAGCTTCCATGGGTGCTCGTTACGAAGCCCTTGATTGGAAAGTAATCAAATCAAGGAGAGATGCATGTAAGCGTGTTTATGATGAGGAACCCTTTAACCTAAAATCAGATGATTTTTTATTATTACCTCCAATAATGCCAGCTAATAATGATATTGCACAACATTATGCTAGCCTTAATAAAGATTTAAAAATTGGGCAAAAACATTGATCAGTATATTGATGTACATGCACGAGACCCTCATCTCTTCTATCCTTTATTAAAGTTCCGCCAGGCAGTGATTGATGTAGGCTTTGATCCAGATAATCAAATTACGAATTTAAAAGGTTTGCGACCTTATTTTCTTGTCGTTTTTGCTACAGGAGACGGAGATATTTTGCGAAAAATAATCAATACATTTCAGCCTCATCATATTGTTCTTGCACTTTCCGATTGGCATGATTTTGCTACTAGCTTTTGGGATTTAGATTGGGGTGAAATTCATAAACAGCAAATTTCTAGAGGTAAATTTTCAATCTGCCGCTATGATGACGGTAAGCAAATTCTAGCCTTTCTTGCTGGTGAGTGTTTAGCTGGTCTTGATCACGCGTTGTGTTACCTTCCTCCCGAATCTAGTTGTAATCCAAAGGCATATGAATTTCATAAGCAAATCACCCAAGCTTCTCTGAATAACGCTATTTCATATCTCGGCTATACGATTGACGAAATTAACATGGTTTGGAATACTTGGAAAACTTTAAGTCATCAGCCAAAAATCTATTCAAAACCGCAACGAGCTTTGGGTGGTCGAATGGTGGTGTGTGGAAGTGGGCCTAGTCTTGACGAAAATATTGAACACTTACGAGATTTGAGTCGTACGCATTTGATTACAGCTTGTGGTTCAAATTTCCGAACATTGAAAGCCAATGGTATTCGAGTAGATTTTTTGGCTTTGGTAGAGAGAGCGGATGAGGTTCTCAGTGATGTTAAGCAAGTCGTCCAAGAAAGTGGTGCTGGAGAAACACGTCTTGTGATGTCAACTACTTGTCATCACGAGCTTCAAACCATGTTTGGTGAAGCCATGGTTTATTTCCGACCAGCCTTAACTCCATTAGCTTTATTTTCAAATAGACCTGATGAAATTTTGAATTTTGAAGGGCCTGAAAGTATCAACGCCGGTGTGGCTATCGCATCAGCTTTTGGTATGGATGAGTTAGTTTTGGTTGGAGTAGATTTAGGTGCTCGATCTCTAGACAAGGTTCGGAGTGCTGATGCAGTCGGTTGTGTTGTTCGTGATCTTGAGTTCGAAGAGGTAGGAAACTTTGGTGCGAAGGTGTTTACATCTAGGCTTTTACGAGATGCACGTACGACAGTCGAAACCTGTTTAATTCACTTCTCCGAACTGAAAGCCTTCAATGCCAGTGATGGTGTACAAATCAAAGGAGCTGAG
This window contains:
- a CDS encoding calcium-binding protein, with protein sequence MASSLPSSTITGTSASDVRASTPGVAALIETFGSADTITLQNTGDWGIGGDGADSIRIGATDAVALNQSVQGGFGSDTISIGSTAIAAATFAVGANQGNDSISIQANASIAMSLASIGGGLGNDTIATSGIATMSSATIKGGDNNDSIVIASGAITNSSVNGNKGADFLDIGFTASTGGTVGGGLGQDTILLSGVAAGNAASFVNGGGGTDSINLLLAGGGGTTINGGGLSDTITLNDAVNGVVIYGDANGITTSGSGTGGTADGADLIGASTANLDAASSIYGAGGNDTITFLSAAGTVVADGGDNADSITLTELDALSTVSGGLGGDTIAIGTAALAVTVDGGAGADNIQLEAGAGSSILGGSGIDTIAIKQAAAGNSVIDGGTQADGIYFATATTGTLALLNGVATVKGGDGGDTIAFDQFETAASVLGGAGNDSIAIGMTTVQDLTFSDIGTIDGGAGVDTISFLSSKGDVFDTGGVVVTGQANIAYGSGDVIVINTTAAVDSTTVFNGSTAGFANGYLKTAAAGTISVYSDGTDTIFAITDLVSSGVTFRITGADLVTTTAADNTAVGGGSGNANFGFSVAADTATSYTITLT
- a CDS encoding 6-hydroxymethylpterin diphosphokinase MptE-like protein, coding for MGKNIDQYIDVHARDPHLFYPLLKFRQAVIDVGFDPDNQITNLKGLRPYFLVVFATGDGDILRKIINTFQPHHIVLALSDWHDFATSFWDLDWGEIHKQQISRGKFSICRYDDGKQILAFLAGECLAGLDHALCYLPPESSCNPKAYEFHKQITQASLNNAISYLGYTIDEINMVWNTWKTLSHQPKIYSKPQRALGGRMVVCGSGPSLDENIEHLRDLSRTHLITACGSNFRTLKANGIRVDFLALVERADEVLSDVKQVVQESGAGETRLVMSTTCHHELQTMFGEAMVYFRPALTPLALFSNRPDEILNFEGPESINAGVAIASAFGMDELVLVGVDLGARSLDKVRSADAVGCVVRDLEFEEVGNFGAKVFTSRLLRDARTTVETCLIHFSELKAFNASDGVQIKGAETCVLSDRVAAFKNQPSLQDFDSTALGNWWISSPRYTPERFKASWQSRRPRAEIHSMISALGKVFSSSDYSWETNLIFQVTQLLDLSGPPHIQFPRRMLRSTIHKLVVAVHRQLLIMGPGSQEAHDFDLAAREILLDLLPVLELELYALCDAVEALPVLATCDN